Proteins from one Halalkalicoccus sp. NIPERK01 genomic window:
- the nrfD gene encoding NrfD/PsrC family molybdoenzyme membrane anchor subunit has translation MFYYHGTGVVPITNYGFVIDNRRCIGCHACTVACKAEHDDPIGVNKTWVKYIEKGEFPNTNRNFSVMRCNHCDDSPCTDVCPVTALWEREDGIVDFDTERCIGCKACMQGCPYDALYIDPETSTAAKCNYCSHRVDSGREPACVTVCPEDAIIAGDTENPETKITETISDQEVQARKPEKGTEPKLFYVDGDEGSLTPGTTAREEHYMWSDAPSSIEVQGGEREDFDVERAARSLAESDVTFSSARGPAKEDTRTDGGCACGGSCGCGGNCKCGRDDTSLASDGGVTSSSATSQTEQSTDNRNGRMERAYELLHEEARRVYDIGESHYMSWGWEVYSYTWTKSISAGALLLPALLMLTNIIEPNAGLLGISALVSGLFLGLTGLLLILDLEQPQRFHWVLLRPNWSSWLVKGAYIITAFGGWLGLIVLGWLLDLGVFVHPLALVITTILATATAIYTAFLFSQSKGRDLWQSPAMPLHMFVQSLIAGAAVTALLGLIAFDQLIAPSRVALFGGLIAHVALVGSEIFTPHQTEDAEEAAARITRGRFSQPFWIGAIGVGIVLPLVALVAGASAPLIGGAGVLALIGLFAFEYCWITAPQTISLA, from the coding sequence CGCGTGCAAGGCGGAACACGACGATCCAATCGGCGTCAATAAGACATGGGTAAAGTATATTGAGAAGGGAGAGTTTCCAAATACAAATCGGAACTTCTCAGTAATGCGGTGCAATCATTGTGATGATTCACCCTGCACCGATGTTTGCCCTGTAACGGCGCTCTGGGAACGCGAGGACGGTATCGTTGATTTCGACACAGAGAGATGCATCGGCTGTAAGGCTTGTATGCAAGGCTGTCCGTACGACGCACTCTATATCGATCCCGAGACGTCAACCGCCGCGAAATGTAATTACTGCTCTCACCGTGTTGACTCCGGAAGAGAACCCGCCTGCGTCACTGTCTGTCCGGAAGACGCAATCATCGCCGGCGACACGGAGAATCCAGAGACAAAGATCACCGAGACGATCTCCGATCAGGAGGTGCAAGCCCGGAAGCCCGAGAAAGGCACTGAGCCCAAGTTGTTCTACGTTGACGGCGACGAAGGAAGTCTCACGCCTGGTACAACCGCCAGGGAAGAACACTATATGTGGAGCGACGCCCCCTCGAGTATTGAAGTTCAGGGTGGCGAGCGAGAAGATTTCGATGTCGAACGAGCTGCCCGTTCGCTTGCTGAATCCGACGTGACGTTCTCAAGCGCTCGCGGCCCTGCGAAAGAAGATACTCGTACCGATGGGGGATGTGCCTGCGGAGGCAGTTGTGGGTGTGGCGGCAACTGTAAGTGCGGACGCGACGATACATCGCTGGCGTCTGATGGCGGTGTCACGAGCAGTTCTGCTACCAGCCAAACCGAGCAGTCGACAGACAACCGGAATGGTCGGATGGAGCGAGCATACGAATTACTCCATGAAGAGGCCCGTCGAGTCTACGACATCGGTGAGAGCCATTATATGTCGTGGGGCTGGGAAGTATATTCCTATACCTGGACGAAGTCGATCTCTGCTGGGGCATTGCTGCTTCCGGCGCTGTTGATGCTGACGAACATCATTGAGCCGAATGCCGGTCTCCTAGGTATCAGTGCGCTCGTTAGTGGTCTCTTTCTCGGGTTGACTGGACTTCTGCTCATCTTAGATCTCGAACAACCTCAGCGGTTCCACTGGGTGCTATTGCGCCCGAACTGGAGTTCTTGGTTAGTGAAAGGTGCGTACATCATCACCGCATTCGGGGGTTGGCTCGGCCTTATCGTTCTGGGATGGCTGCTTGATTTAGGCGTCTTTGTCCACCCACTCGCGCTCGTTATCACTACGATTCTCGCCACAGCGACAGCGATCTACACAGCGTTCCTATTCAGCCAGTCAAAAGGGCGCGATCTCTGGCAGAGCCCCGCGATGCCACTGCACATGTTCGTGCAGTCACTCATCGCGGGCGCCGCTGTTACCGCGTTGCTCGGGCTAATCGCGTTCGATCAGCTTATTGCGCCGTCACGAGTTGCCCTGTTCGGAGGCTTGATCGCGCACGTCGCGCTTGTTGGCTCCGAAATCTTCACACCCCACCAGACCGAAGACGCCGAAGAGGCCGCCGCGCGAATCACCCGTGGCCGGTTCAGCCAGCCGTTCTGGATCGGCGCGATAGGCGTCGGAATCGTGCTTCCGCTGGTTGCGCTCGTGGCTGGCGCAAGTGCCCCCCTCATTGGAGGGGCAGGCGTGCTTGCGTTGATTGGCCTGTTCGCCTTCGAGTACTGTTGGATCACCGCACCGCAGACGATATCACTAGCATAA
- a CDS encoding Mrp/NBP35 family ATP-binding protein, which yields MADDQTQVQKVRRRIAEANVGDTDLFMDLTALGGIGSITVEHGVVAVEITLPIPSDHIRSKIEQEIVEATTDIDGVSDVRCRWELNVSGSDERVDLIPEVKNVIAISSGKGGVGKSTISVNLAVALASVGATVGVLDADVYGPNAPAMLGLSNRTPATTLDDAINPREIHGVRVMSMDFLAGEDDPVIWRGPIVDEFIKQLFGDVEWGSLDYLIVDLPPGTGDAQLTLAQHLPVAGAVIVTTPQPVAIDDARRGLEGFARYGVPILGIAENMAGFSCPDCSSIHDIFGSNGATGLAEEFDVPVLGRIPLETSVGTIESNESKEPPGVTVPLVGRIQLPRTREEREQQSALRPIAIRETDTQAGRALRELATRTAARVADSHHSLE from the coding sequence ATGGCGGACGACCAGACCCAAGTACAAAAGGTTCGTCGCCGGATTGCAGAGGCCAACGTGGGTGACACGGATCTCTTCATGGACCTTACCGCGCTCGGCGGAATCGGTTCGATCACTGTTGAACATGGTGTCGTCGCTGTCGAGATTACGCTCCCCATTCCCAGCGATCATATCCGGTCGAAGATCGAGCAGGAGATTGTGGAAGCCACAACCGACATCGATGGAGTATCCGATGTTCGCTGCCGATGGGAACTGAACGTGAGCGGTAGTGACGAGCGAGTTGATCTCATCCCTGAGGTAAAGAATGTGATTGCTATCTCGAGTGGAAAGGGTGGTGTTGGTAAGAGCACCATCTCAGTGAACCTCGCAGTCGCGCTCGCGTCAGTAGGTGCAACGGTCGGCGTGCTCGATGCCGACGTATACGGTCCGAACGCTCCAGCAATGCTTGGCCTCTCGAATCGAACTCCAGCAACAACACTTGATGACGCAATTAACCCCAGAGAAATTCACGGCGTGCGGGTTATGAGCATGGATTTCCTTGCTGGAGAAGATGACCCTGTCATCTGGCGTGGCCCCATCGTTGACGAATTCATCAAACAACTGTTCGGTGACGTTGAGTGGGGCAGCTTAGATTACCTGATTGTTGACCTTCCTCCTGGAACGGGTGATGCCCAGTTGACGCTCGCCCAGCACCTTCCGGTCGCCGGCGCAGTGATTGTGACGACGCCGCAACCAGTCGCTATCGATGACGCGCGTCGGGGGTTGGAGGGGTTCGCACGATATGGGGTGCCTATCCTTGGGATTGCGGAGAACATGGCTGGCTTCTCCTGTCCAGATTGCAGCTCGATTCATGATATTTTCGGCTCGAATGGAGCGACCGGCTTAGCAGAGGAGTTCGATGTCCCGGTCCTCGGGCGAATTCCGCTGGAGACGAGCGTAGGCACAATTGAGTCGAACGAGTCTAAAGAACCGCCGGGGGTTACTGTCCCGCTTGTCGGTCGCATCCAACTGCCGAGAACACGCGAGGAACGCGAGCAGCAATCGGCTCTACGACCAATCGCGATCCGAGAAACAGATACTCAAGCGGGTCGTGCATTGCGAGAGCTCGCTACTCGTACGGCGGCACGAGTAGCTGACTCCCATCACTCTTTGGAGTAG
- a CDS encoding tyrosine-type recombinase/integrase: MSTDPTTNSPRYSTMDLEDCEAFYHEEIAQQMRADELDPDRETPTYAWLSDHYRGFIAHLSRNFDLSPGDFYGEIGVPPNDDGDDSPFAFVDDQDTRQALESYLVELRDRQGRAESTVATRRSVLRRYVRTYQQVNDTDDLLSPLRSEQGSSEEKAHVADTFDVLRRLDETLNTHASRRKYVQEVRQFYQHRVDFGNADYDPTTRLERRFGWDSTPNWDNPALEADQIQALYQTAETPADRLLVVGLCGWGLRPSEVCALHTRQLTLTPDEDDPEGPEPYITFDEDDRKNGPGTVALLVGTEELKTRIDDLHDKHGDDWNGYLLPSPSSKSGHISTETARRHFCKLAEEAGITVDETAPTPKMGRRYWYTAYGAAVKRVADRFEDIAEEQGSKSAEVVLDNYLSKPERRRHRRDEMRDDLVGLFGS; encoded by the coding sequence ATGTCCACCGACCCCACCACCAACTCACCCCGCTACAGCACGATGGACCTTGAGGACTGCGAGGCCTTCTATCACGAGGAGATCGCCCAGCAGATGCGAGCCGACGAGCTCGATCCCGACCGCGAAACGCCGACTTACGCGTGGTTGAGTGACCACTATCGAGGGTTCATCGCGCATCTCTCTCGGAACTTCGACCTCTCACCCGGGGACTTCTACGGCGAGATCGGTGTTCCGCCAAACGACGACGGAGACGACAGCCCGTTCGCGTTCGTCGACGATCAGGATACGCGCCAGGCGCTCGAATCCTACCTCGTCGAACTCCGGGACCGGCAGGGACGCGCCGAATCGACGGTCGCGACCCGACGATCGGTGCTTCGCCGCTACGTCAGGACCTACCAGCAGGTGAACGACACCGATGATCTGCTCTCTCCACTCCGATCTGAGCAGGGAAGTTCCGAGGAGAAAGCCCATGTCGCGGACACCTTTGACGTCCTCCGGCGGCTCGACGAGACGCTGAACACGCACGCGTCGCGACGCAAGTACGTCCAAGAGGTGCGGCAGTTCTACCAGCACCGCGTCGACTTCGGAAACGCCGACTACGACCCGACGACGCGGCTCGAACGCCGATTCGGATGGGACTCGACGCCCAACTGGGACAATCCCGCACTCGAGGCCGACCAGATACAGGCGCTCTACCAGACGGCCGAGACGCCGGCTGACCGCCTCCTCGTCGTTGGTCTCTGTGGATGGGGACTGCGACCGAGCGAGGTCTGTGCCCTTCATACGCGCCAGCTCACGCTCACGCCCGATGAGGACGACCCCGAGGGCCCAGAGCCATATATCACCTTTGACGAGGATGACCGCAAGAACGGGCCGGGGACAGTCGCGTTGCTGGTCGGTACTGAGGAACTCAAGACACGAATCGACGATCTCCACGACAAACACGGCGACGACTGGAACGGCTACCTGTTGCCGTCGCCCTCGTCAAAATCCGGCCATATCTCGACCGAGACCGCCCGCCGGCACTTCTGTAAGCTCGCTGAGGAAGCTGGTATCACCGTCGACGAAACGGCGCCAACGCCGAAGATGGGGCGCCGATACTGGTACACGGCGTACGGGGCGGCGGTCAAACGGGTGGCCGATCGGTTTGAAGATATCGCGGAAGAGCAGGGTTCGAAATCAGCCGAGGTCGTCCTCGATAACTACCTCTCGAAGCCCGAGCGACGTCGCCATCGGCGGGATGAAATGCGTGATGACCTAGTCGGGCTGTTCGGTTCGTGA
- a CDS encoding ParA family protein encodes MSETNTARITVANQKGGAGKTTNVIHTGGALSARGHDVLLVDIDYHGGLTCSLDYNDLYYDTDRTTLFDVLDFEQMESVNDIIVEHEEFDILPASEKLANNKNIQTLLEAPKSRERLGMTLNKLAKDYDYIIVDTPPSLNVLTDNALVATGNVVIPVLPEKLNANSLQIFAKQLRALEPAYGNINRLAIVCNRVEQNAEHRNTIEEIKSAYSLPLFEIPKRTDLSQSIGGGVSIFGFNKENKRVEDARTLFNEIADLFDETFEKTPPTEVEA; translated from the coding sequence ATGAGCGAAACGAACACTGCACGAATTACCGTAGCGAATCAAAAAGGAGGCGCGGGAAAAACAACAAACGTCATTCATACTGGCGGTGCACTCTCCGCACGCGGCCACGACGTCCTTCTTGTCGACATCGACTACCATGGTGGGCTCACATGCTCGCTCGATTACAACGATCTGTACTACGACACTGACCGGACGACGCTCTTTGATGTACTCGACTTTGAACAGATGGAGTCGGTGAACGACATCATCGTGGAGCACGAGGAATTCGATATTCTCCCTGCCAGCGAGAAACTCGCGAACAATAAGAACATCCAGACCCTTCTAGAAGCTCCCAAGAGCCGAGAACGACTCGGAATGACCCTCAACAAACTTGCCAAGGACTACGACTATATTATCGTGGACACTCCCCCGTCCCTCAACGTTCTCACAGATAATGCACTTGTAGCGACCGGAAACGTGGTGATCCCGGTCCTTCCTGAAAAATTAAACGCCAATAGTCTACAGATTTTTGCTAAGCAGCTTCGAGCGCTTGAACCAGCCTATGGGAACATTAACCGCCTTGCAATCGTGTGCAATCGGGTCGAACAGAACGCGGAACACCGAAACACGATTGAAGAAATTAAATCGGCGTACTCACTACCCCTCTTCGAGATTCCGAAGCGGACGGATCTCTCCCAATCGATTGGTGGGGGGGTATCGATCTTCGGCTTCAACAAGGAGAACAAGCGCGTAGAAGATGCGCGCACGCTGTTTAACGAAATCGCCGATCTCTTCGACGAAACCTTCGAGAAAACCCCGCCAACGGAGGTGGAAGCATGA
- a CDS encoding molybdopterin-dependent oxidoreductase — protein sequence MGSDFNPSWIETTAEKLGLLSNRTTDTKKQRQVRGTNDVERMVPDGLLGGYPDPDDWDAWTEYGSDGTPREYSLVPTACFNCEAGCGLLTYIDNETGEIRKIEGNPEHPGSRGRNCAKGPATINQLTDTGRILHPLKRDGPRGSGQWTRVSWEDALDDIASEMRTTIEDGRENEITYHVGRPGHEEYMDRVIDAWGLDGHNSHTNICSAGARTGYALWHKYDRPSADFANAEFVLLLSAHLESGHYFNPHAQRIMEGMQDGGQLAVLDPRLSNTAAMSDYWLPSQPGSEAAVLLAMANVIIEEELYDAGFVRQWVNWQQFLDEEYPDRDSTFETYLETLKELYAEFTPEYAEAESGADADQIRTIARKIGRAGDRFACHIWRSAASGNEGGWQVARCLHFLSVLTGSVGTKGGTSPNAWHKYDPHLPNEPPRQKLWDELQLPREWPFAHYEMSQLLPYFLKEGRGKLSVYFTRVFNPVYTYPDGFSWIEALTDEELVGLHVALTPTWNETAYFADYVLPMGHSPERHDIQSQETHAGTWVTYRQPVLREYAERQGETIERTYEANPGEVWEEDEFWLDLSWRIDEDGELGIRQYFESPYRGDEDDKPVKMTIDEYYQYVFDHEENLVDAANEAGMEPLEYMKHHGAFEASTNDYKLHEEPLDPSILENEDVWVDEYGTIRRGDEPEFYSESDTSEVLGVMVNGEPRRGFPTPTGKQQFYSKTMAEWGWDDLEYTLPHYIKSHVHPDELDYENGERVLVPTFRLPTQIHSRSSNSKWLEEISHNNPVWVHTKDAKRMGVETGDLVRVVTEIGYFVNEVWVTESIKPGIVAMSHHMGQWKINREDDRDIEEGGDPYGKVTVDLDSSNSQWGMRQSEGIGPFESDDPDSERVWWTDGGVAQNLTHAPHPDPISGMHCWHQKVTVRPAAEDDYYGDIYVDTDRAFEIYQEWVEKTDPAPGPNGLRRPKWLKRPIAPSTESGKDDGWYVDGPVGRNIRWDPHEGSAANND from the coding sequence ATGGGATCTGATTTCAATCCGAGTTGGATAGAAACGACCGCAGAGAAACTCGGTCTCCTCTCGAATAGGACGACCGATACCAAAAAACAGCGCCAAGTTCGTGGTACCAACGACGTCGAACGAATGGTTCCGGACGGACTGCTTGGTGGCTACCCGGACCCCGATGACTGGGACGCTTGGACCGAGTACGGCTCCGATGGAACGCCTCGCGAGTATTCGCTCGTGCCAACAGCTTGCTTCAACTGCGAAGCGGGCTGCGGACTGTTGACCTACATTGATAACGAGACCGGTGAAATTCGCAAGATAGAAGGGAATCCGGAGCACCCCGGAAGCCGCGGACGCAATTGCGCGAAGGGGCCGGCAACGATCAACCAACTGACTGACACTGGTCGCATTCTCCACCCACTCAAACGGGATGGACCACGGGGCAGCGGACAGTGGACGCGCGTCAGCTGGGAGGACGCGCTGGATGATATTGCCTCGGAGATGCGCACGACGATAGAAGACGGTCGTGAGAATGAGATCACCTACCATGTCGGTCGTCCTGGCCACGAGGAGTATATGGATCGGGTCATCGACGCTTGGGGACTCGACGGTCATAACTCCCATACGAACATCTGCAGTGCGGGTGCCCGCACTGGCTACGCACTATGGCACAAATACGACCGACCGAGCGCTGACTTCGCGAACGCCGAGTTCGTTCTACTGCTATCGGCCCACCTCGAATCGGGTCACTACTTCAACCCTCATGCCCAGCGCATTATGGAAGGGATGCAAGACGGTGGCCAGCTTGCCGTCCTCGACCCGCGACTGTCTAACACCGCGGCCATGTCGGACTACTGGCTTCCCAGCCAGCCAGGAAGCGAGGCTGCAGTCCTGCTAGCAATGGCGAACGTAATCATAGAGGAGGAACTATACGACGCCGGGTTTGTGCGCCAGTGGGTGAACTGGCAACAGTTCCTCGACGAAGAGTACCCCGATAGGGATTCGACGTTTGAGACCTACCTCGAGACGCTGAAGGAACTCTACGCTGAATTTACGCCCGAGTACGCCGAGGCAGAGAGCGGCGCCGATGCCGACCAAATTCGAACAATCGCCCGAAAGATCGGCCGTGCCGGCGACCGATTTGCGTGTCACATCTGGCGAAGTGCCGCAAGCGGCAACGAAGGCGGCTGGCAGGTCGCGCGGTGCCTACACTTCCTGTCAGTGCTAACTGGGAGTGTCGGTACCAAGGGTGGCACCTCACCCAATGCGTGGCATAAGTACGATCCGCACCTCCCGAACGAACCGCCGCGCCAGAAGCTGTGGGACGAGCTGCAACTTCCCCGAGAGTGGCCGTTCGCTCACTACGAGATGAGCCAGTTGCTTCCGTATTTCCTTAAAGAAGGTCGTGGGAAGCTTAGCGTTTACTTTACGCGGGTGTTTAATCCCGTCTACACCTATCCCGACGGATTCTCATGGATCGAGGCACTAACCGATGAGGAGTTGGTTGGCCTCCATGTGGCACTTACACCGACATGGAACGAGACGGCCTACTTCGCTGATTACGTCCTTCCAATGGGCCATAGTCCCGAACGACACGATATTCAGAGCCAAGAAACGCATGCCGGGACCTGGGTGACCTACCGTCAGCCCGTCCTTCGGGAATATGCTGAGCGGCAGGGAGAGACCATTGAGCGGACCTACGAAGCTAACCCCGGCGAGGTATGGGAGGAAGACGAATTCTGGCTTGATCTGTCGTGGCGAATTGACGAAGACGGAGAGTTGGGCATCCGCCAGTACTTCGAAAGCCCCTACCGTGGCGATGAAGATGACAAGCCGGTCAAGATGACCATCGACGAGTATTATCAGTATGTCTTCGACCATGAAGAGAATCTCGTCGATGCCGCTAACGAAGCGGGGATGGAGCCATTGGAGTATATGAAACATCATGGGGCGTTCGAGGCCTCGACAAACGATTACAAACTCCACGAGGAGCCGCTGGATCCCTCGATTCTCGAGAACGAGGATGTCTGGGTCGACGAGTACGGCACGATTCGACGCGGCGACGAGCCCGAGTTCTACTCTGAATCGGACACCTCGGAGGTACTGGGCGTAATGGTTAACGGTGAACCTCGACGCGGGTTCCCGACACCGACTGGAAAGCAGCAGTTCTACTCAAAAACAATGGCGGAGTGGGGGTGGGATGATCTTGAGTACACGCTGCCGCACTACATCAAATCGCACGTCCACCCGGATGAGCTCGATTACGAAAACGGCGAGCGAGTGCTCGTTCCCACGTTTCGGTTGCCGACACAGATCCACTCGCGCTCGTCAAACTCAAAATGGCTCGAGGAGATCTCGCATAATAATCCCGTGTGGGTCCACACAAAGGACGCCAAGCGGATGGGTGTCGAGACGGGCGACCTCGTCCGTGTGGTGACCGAAATTGGCTACTTTGTGAATGAAGTCTGGGTAACCGAGAGCATCAAGCCCGGCATTGTGGCGATGTCTCACCATATGGGTCAATGGAAGATTAACCGTGAGGACGATCGCGATATCGAAGAAGGTGGTGATCCCTATGGGAAGGTCACCGTTGATCTCGATTCCTCGAACAGCCAATGGGGTATGCGGCAGAGCGAAGGTATCGGCCCGTTTGAAAGCGACGACCCGGATAGTGAGCGCGTCTGGTGGACCGACGGTGGCGTTGCTCAGAACCTCACCCATGCGCCACATCCAGATCCAATCTCAGGGATGCATTGCTGGCACCAGAAAGTGACTGTTCGTCCCGCGGCGGAAGATGACTACTACGGCGACATTTATGTCGATACCGACCGAGCATTCGAAATCTACCAAGAGTGGGTCGAGAAAACTGATCCTGCACCTGGGCCAAACGGCCTTCGACGGCCGAAATGGCTCAAGCGGCCGATTGCGCCATCGACTGAGTCAGGAAAAGACGATGGCTGGTACGTTGACGGTCCAGTTGGTAGGAATATACGCTGGGATCCCCACGAGGGATCAGCAGCGAACAACGACTGA
- a CDS encoding helix-turn-helix domain-containing protein yields the protein MAHSPPRSGRPPIQQLQTVADLLETPALARLYAHILQHGPVTVSEIVDALDIPQGTAYDYVQNLETAGLVEKSRNQRPYEYDAESIALTLSTDGETQTITPALIAAVARRDEHEDIDVYIERHGLDGLAVALKYAYEYVDGTVNHRIVARELDLSPLEAEIILQSLEPVATEYADAAA from the coding sequence ATGGCACACTCACCTCCTCGGTCAGGCCGACCACCTATTCAGCAGCTGCAGACGGTCGCCGACCTCCTCGAAACGCCAGCGCTCGCTCGGCTGTACGCCCACATCTTGCAACACGGTCCAGTCACCGTTTCTGAGATCGTCGACGCGCTCGACATCCCACAGGGGACCGCCTACGACTACGTGCAGAACCTCGAAACTGCTGGCTTAGTGGAAAAATCCCGTAATCAGCGCCCGTACGAATACGACGCGGAGTCAATTGCACTCACGCTCTCGACGGACGGTGAGACTCAAACGATCACGCCGGCCCTTATCGCAGCCGTTGCTCGCCGCGACGAGCACGAAGACATCGATGTCTACATCGAGCGCCATGGCCTCGACGGCCTTGCTGTCGCCCTGAAGTACGCGTACGAGTACGTCGACGGCACGGTCAACCATCGCATTGTGGCCCGAGAACTCGATCTCTCACCGCTTGAGGCCGAGATCATCCTCCAATCGCTAGAACCAGTTGCTACCGAATACGCCGACGCGGCTGCATGA